In one window of Saprospiraceae bacterium DNA:
- the rplX gene encoding 50S ribosomal protein L24, which translates to MATKHKVKRFAPKLHVRKGDTVMVLAGDDKGKTGQVLQVFPDKNRAIVEGVNIVKKHVKATQNEPGGIQEMEATIHISNLALLDPKTGEPTRVGRRQEDGVSVRYSKKTGNVIK; encoded by the coding sequence ATGGCAACGAAACATAAAGTAAAACGCTTTGCACCCAAATTGCACGTCCGCAAGGGCGACACAGTAATGGTGTTGGCTGGCGACGACAAAGGCAAGACCGGGCAAGTGCTCCAGGTTTTCCCCGATAAAAACCGCGCCATCGTGGAAGGAGTCAACATCGTGAAAAAACACGTCAAAGCCACCCAAAACGAGCCTGGCGGCATCCAAGAAATGGAAGCCACCATTCACATATCGAACCTCGCGTTGCTCGACCCCAAAACAGGCGAGCCGACCCGCGTCGGTCGTCGCCAAGAAGATGGTGTAAGCGTTCGCTATTCAAAGAAAACTGGAAACGTCATTAAGTGA
- the rpsN gene encoding 30S ribosomal protein S14 yields the protein MAKKSVIAREKKRQRLVAKYAELRKKLKEEGNYDALDKLPRNSNPIRLHNRCLLTGRPKGYMRKFGICRVKFREMALYGKIPGVTKASW from the coding sequence ATGGCAAAAAAATCAGTTATTGCCCGCGAGAAAAAACGCCAGCGTTTGGTTGCAAAATACGCCGAGCTCCGCAAGAAGCTCAAAGAAGAAGGCAACTATGACGCATTGGACAAACTCCCGCGCAATTCCAACCCCATTCGCTTGCACAACCGCTGCTTGCTCACTGGCCGCCCGAAAGGCTATATGCGCAAGTTCGGTATATGCCGCGTCAAATTCCGTGAAATGGCCCTTTACGGCAAAATTCCCGGAGTCACGAAAGCCTCGTGGTAA
- the rplC gene encoding 50S ribosomal protein L3, with translation MNGLIGKKIGMTSIYDSNGKNVAVTIIEAGPCVVTQVRTEENDGYAALQLAFGDRKTKNTPKPLMGHFQKAGLEEPLYKVKEFRNMSLTKNLGDEVTVADVFAEGDKVVVTGTSKGKGFQGVVKRHGFGGVMQQTHGQHNRLRAPGSLGNSSFAAKVMKGMRMAGQMGNEQVKVRKLQILKVFPDQNILLIKGAIPGHKGAYVTIEK, from the coding sequence GTGAACGGTCTGATTGGCAAAAAAATCGGGATGACCAGCATCTATGACAGCAACGGCAAAAACGTGGCAGTCACCATCATTGAAGCTGGCCCCTGCGTCGTCACGCAAGTGCGCACCGAAGAAAACGACGGTTACGCTGCCCTCCAGTTGGCTTTCGGCGACCGCAAAACGAAAAACACGCCCAAGCCTCTCATGGGGCATTTCCAAAAAGCGGGTCTTGAAGAGCCGCTCTACAAAGTGAAAGAGTTTCGCAACATGAGCCTGACCAAGAACCTCGGCGACGAGGTGACGGTGGCCGACGTGTTTGCGGAAGGCGACAAAGTGGTCGTGACCGGCACCTCCAAGGGCAAAGGCTTCCAAGGCGTCGTGAAGCGTCACGGCTTCGGCGGCGTGATGCAGCAAACGCACGGTCAGCACAACCGCCTTCGAGCGCCCGGCTCGCTCGGCAACTCTTCCTTCGCCGCCAAGGTGATGAAAGGGATGCGCATGGCAGGCCAAATGGGCAACGAGCAGGTAAAAGTGCGCAAACTGCAAATTTTGAAAGTGTTCCCTGACCAGAACATCCTCCTTATCAAAGGCGCGATTCCGGGTCACAAGGGCGCTTATGTAACAATTGAAAAATAA
- the rpsE gene encoding 30S ribosomal protein S5, which translates to MARQERDNTRAAEESGLKEKLVSLNRVAKVTKGGRTFSFAAVVVVGDGKGQVGQGLGKAREVSEAIAKAVKDAEKNLVKVPILNGTIPHEARGKYDAGRVLIKPAAHGTGVIAGGAMRAVLEAAGVHDVLAKSQGSSNPHNVVKATIAALTSLRSPIEVARQRGISMEKLFNG; encoded by the coding sequence ATGGCAAGGCAAGAAAGAGACAACACCCGCGCCGCGGAAGAATCGGGTCTCAAAGAAAAACTCGTGTCGCTCAATCGCGTGGCCAAAGTCACCAAAGGTGGCCGGACGTTCAGCTTCGCTGCCGTTGTGGTAGTGGGCGACGGGAAAGGCCAAGTGGGGCAAGGCTTGGGCAAGGCACGCGAGGTATCGGAAGCAATCGCCAAAGCGGTGAAAGATGCCGAGAAGAACCTCGTGAAAGTGCCCATTCTGAACGGCACCATCCCACACGAGGCGCGCGGCAAGTACGACGCAGGTCGCGTGCTCATCAAACCCGCCGCACACGGCACGGGCGTAATTGCAGGTGGTGCCATGCGTGCAGTGTTGGAAGCCGCTGGCGTACACGACGTGCTGGCTAAGTCACAAGGCTCCTCCAATCCGCACAACGTGGTGAAAGCGACCATCGCCGCTCTCACGAGCTTGCGCAGCCCGATAGAAGTGGCGCGTCAGCGCGGCATTTCGATGGAAAAACTATTCAACGGCTAA
- the rpsS gene encoding 30S ribosomal protein S19 yields MPRSLKKGPYVHHSLLEKVAKSKQSNRKQVIKTWSRASMIIPDMVGETIAVHNGKTFVPVFVTENMVGHKLGEFSPTRNFRGHAGNRK; encoded by the coding sequence ATGCCGCGTTCACTTAAAAAAGGCCCTTACGTCCACCACTCATTGCTGGAGAAAGTGGCCAAGTCAAAACAAAGCAACCGCAAGCAGGTGATAAAAACGTGGAGCCGTGCCTCGATGATTATCCCCGACATGGTCGGCGAAACCATCGCGGTACACAACGGCAAAACATTCGTCCCCGTTTTCGTGACCGAAAACATGGTCGGCCACAAACTTGGAGAGTTTTCACCCACGCGCAACTTCCGCGGCCACGCTGGCAACAGGAAGTAA
- the rpmC gene encoding 50S ribosomal protein L29, translating into MAKEKLNVAEMSDADLQSQLASLEREYQQMKFDHAVKGLANPMELREMRRDIARILTEGRSRELAAMSPAELEMRSKLRARRRRQK; encoded by the coding sequence ATGGCAAAGGAGAAATTGAATGTTGCTGAAATGTCCGACGCAGACCTGCAAAGCCAATTGGCTAGCTTGGAGCGCGAATACCAGCAAATGAAATTCGACCACGCGGTCAAAGGGCTCGCCAATCCAATGGAACTACGTGAAATGCGTCGCGACATCGCCCGCATCCTTACGGAAGGCCGAAGCCGCGAACTGGCAGCCATGTCGCCAGCCGAGTTGGAAATGCGTTCCAAGCTCCGTGCGCGCCGCCGCCGTCAGAAATAA
- the rplN gene encoding 50S ribosomal protein L14, whose protein sequence is MIQQESRLNVADNSGAKEVLCIRVLGHTRQRYAGVGDKIVVTVKDASAGGAIKKGTVSKAVIVRTRKEIRRKDGSYIRFDDNAVVLLNAADEPRGTRIFGPVARELRDKDYMRIVSLAPEVL, encoded by the coding sequence ATGATTCAGCAAGAGTCTCGTTTGAATGTGGCCGACAATTCCGGCGCTAAAGAGGTACTTTGCATTCGCGTTCTGGGTCATACCCGCCAGCGTTATGCGGGAGTAGGCGACAAAATCGTCGTGACCGTAAAAGATGCCAGTGCAGGCGGGGCCATCAAGAAAGGCACCGTGTCAAAAGCCGTCATCGTGCGCACACGAAAGGAAATCCGCCGCAAAGACGGTTCCTACATTCGCTTCGACGACAACGCCGTCGTGTTGCTCAATGCCGCTGACGAACCGCGCGGCACCCGCATCTTCGGCCCCGTCGCCCGCGAACTCCGCGACAAAGACTATATGCGTATCGTCTCACTCGCGCCCGAAGTTCTTTAA
- the rplP gene encoding 50S ribosomal protein L16, with protein sequence MLQPKRQKYRKQHKGRNRGLAHKGSSISFGSFALKSLEFSRLTSRQIESARVALTRNMKREGKVWIRVFPDKPITSKPAEVRMGKGKGAVDHFVCEVQPGRILFEVEGVSQELAYESLRLAAQKLPVLCKAVTRYDYEG encoded by the coding sequence ATGTTACAGCCAAAACGTCAAAAATATCGCAAGCAGCACAAAGGCCGCAATCGCGGCCTGGCACATAAAGGAAGCTCGATTTCCTTCGGCTCGTTTGCGCTGAAATCTTTGGAATTCAGCCGCCTGACCAGCCGTCAGATTGAATCGGCTCGTGTGGCGCTTACCCGCAACATGAAACGGGAAGGCAAGGTCTGGATCCGCGTTTTCCCCGACAAACCCATCACCTCCAAACCTGCCGAGGTGCGTATGGGTAAAGGTAAGGGTGCCGTGGACCACTTCGTGTGCGAAGTGCAACCCGGACGCATACTGTTTGAAGTGGAAGGCGTGAGCCAAGAACTCGCCTACGAATCGCTTCGGCTCGCGGCCCAAAAACTTCCGGTGCTCTGCAAAGCCGTCACGCGATACGACTACGAAGGATAA
- the rplV gene encoding 50S ribosomal protein L22 — MEAVAKLRNIPMSPRKMRLVVDNIRGRKVVDAFGILKHTNKEAAVWLEKLLLSAVNNWEQKSEQEGAADDYELYVKTAHVDPGSIIYRFLPAPQGRAYKVRKRRNHVTIVVENRVALEGESDE, encoded by the coding sequence ATGGAAGCTGTAGCTAAACTGAGAAATATCCCGATGTCGCCGCGCAAAATGCGTTTGGTAGTGGATAACATCCGTGGTCGCAAAGTGGTGGATGCCTTCGGTATATTGAAGCACACCAACAAAGAGGCAGCGGTATGGCTTGAAAAACTCTTGCTCTCGGCAGTCAACAATTGGGAGCAAAAGTCCGAACAAGAAGGCGCTGCCGACGACTATGAGCTCTATGTCAAGACCGCTCATGTAGACCCGGGCAGCATCATCTATCGCTTCCTGCCCGCGCCCCAAGGTCGCGCATACAAAGTGCGGAAGCGCCGCAACCATGTCACCATTGTGGTAGAAAACCGCGTCGCTCTCGAAGGCGAAAGCGACGAATAA
- the rplR gene encoding 50S ribosomal protein L18: MKRTRQQSRKRIHLRIRKKVNGTPERPRLNVFRSNKAIYCQIVDDLKGHTLVAASSAGLKGTKTEQAAEVGKLIAEKAKSAGIEAVVFDRGGYLYHGRVKALADGAREGGLQF; the protein is encoded by the coding sequence ATGAAACGCACCAGACAACAGAGCCGCAAGCGCATCCACTTGCGGATTCGCAAAAAAGTCAACGGAACGCCAGAACGCCCGCGTCTAAACGTGTTCCGTTCCAATAAAGCCATCTACTGCCAAATAGTGGACGACCTCAAGGGGCACACATTGGTGGCAGCCAGCTCGGCCGGTCTTAAAGGCACCAAGACTGAACAGGCGGCAGAAGTAGGCAAACTTATCGCTGAGAAAGCCAAGTCCGCCGGAATCGAGGCGGTGGTTTTCGACAGAGGCGGTTATCTCTACCACGGTCGCGTGAAGGCTTTGGCCGACGGCGCTCGTGAAGGAGGACTTCAATTTTAA
- the rpmD gene encoding 50S ribosomal protein L30: MSKVKITLVKSPIDKTKRQKDTLKALGFRKMHQTVEHEATPQIEGMLRVVNHLVQVDKA; the protein is encoded by the coding sequence ATGAGCAAAGTAAAAATTACGCTGGTAAAAAGCCCGATTGACAAAACCAAACGTCAGAAAGACACGCTCAAGGCATTGGGCTTCCGCAAGATGCACCAAACGGTGGAGCATGAGGCTACTCCCCAAATTGAGGGAATGTTGCGCGTGGTCAACCACCTTGTTCAGGTAGACAAAGCCTGA
- the rplF gene encoding 50S ribosomal protein L6, translated as MSRIGKLPITLPAKVEVSVASDNTVTVKGPKGSLSQKVDPDIKVKVEDGTLTVERPTDQKRHRALHGLYRALINNLVVGVSEGYTREMEVIGVGYRVENQGNLLTLTIGYSHPVMFYVPSEIKLTTAMEKGSPPLIRLEGTDKELLGQVCAKIRSFRKPEPYKGKGIMFKGEQIRRKAGKTAGAKK; from the coding sequence ATGTCACGCATTGGTAAATTGCCGATAACGCTTCCCGCAAAAGTGGAAGTTTCGGTGGCCTCCGACAATACGGTCACTGTGAAAGGCCCGAAAGGCTCCCTTTCCCAAAAAGTGGACCCAGACATTAAGGTAAAAGTGGAAGATGGCACGCTCACGGTCGAGCGTCCCACCGACCAAAAGCGCCATCGTGCGTTGCATGGCCTCTACCGTGCACTCATCAACAATCTCGTGGTGGGTGTCAGCGAAGGCTATACTCGTGAGATGGAAGTCATCGGTGTCGGTTATCGCGTCGAAAACCAAGGCAACCTTCTGACACTCACAATTGGTTACTCGCACCCAGTGATGTTCTACGTTCCCTCGGAAATCAAACTGACGACGGCCATGGAAAAAGGCTCGCCGCCGTTGATTCGCCTTGAAGGCACCGACAAGGAACTCCTAGGGCAAGTATGCGCCAAGATTCGCTCCTTCCGCAAGCCTGAACCCTACAAAGGCAAGGGTATCATGTTCAAGGGTGAGCAGATTCGCCGCAAGGCTGGCAAAACTGCTGGCGCGAAGAAGTAA
- the rplB gene encoding 50S ribosomal protein L2, giving the protein MAVKKFNPLTPGLRFRVAVSREELTKGAKPEKSLIAPKKSTGGRNSDGRRTMRYRGGGHKRRYRIIDFKRDKAGVATVQSIQYDPNRSAYIALIQYEADGEKSYIIAPKGVEVGQKVMSGRGVAPENGNCLFLSEVPLGAFVHNVELHPGQGGSLVRSAGTSALMMGREERYAVLKMPSGETRRILLTCRATIGVVSNPDHSLEVMGKAGRMRWKGWRPRNRAVAMNPVDHPMGGGEGRASGGHPRSRKGLKAKGMKTRSRTKASNALIINRRKSGK; this is encoded by the coding sequence ATGGCAGTCAAAAAATTCAATCCGCTTACACCGGGGCTTCGTTTCCGGGTTGCTGTTTCGAGGGAAGAGCTGACCAAAGGCGCCAAGCCTGAAAAGTCGCTCATCGCCCCGAAAAAAAGCACTGGCGGTCGCAACAGCGACGGTCGCCGCACCATGCGCTATCGCGGCGGCGGCCACAAGCGTCGCTATCGGATTATTGATTTCAAACGCGACAAAGCAGGTGTGGCCACCGTACAGTCCATCCAGTACGACCCGAACCGCAGCGCCTACATCGCGCTCATCCAATACGAAGCCGACGGCGAAAAAAGCTACATCATCGCGCCAAAAGGTGTCGAAGTCGGCCAAAAAGTCATGTCGGGTCGCGGTGTGGCCCCTGAAAACGGCAACTGCCTCTTCCTATCCGAAGTACCATTGGGCGCTTTTGTCCACAATGTAGAGTTGCACCCCGGCCAAGGAGGCTCACTCGTTCGCAGCGCAGGCACAAGCGCCCTGATGATGGGCCGCGAAGAGCGTTACGCCGTCTTGAAAATGCCTTCCGGCGAAACCCGCCGCATCCTCCTTACCTGCCGTGCCACTATTGGAGTGGTGAGCAACCCCGACCACAGCCTCGAGGTAATGGGCAAAGCGGGTCGCATGCGCTGGAAAGGCTGGCGCCCACGCAACCGCGCCGTTGCGATGAACCCCGTTGACCACCCCATGGGTGGTGGCGAAGGCCGCGCGTCGGGCGGGCATCCGCGCAGCCGCAAAGGACTAAAAGCCAAAGGAATGAAAACTCGTTCGCGTACAAAAGCTTCCAACGCGCTTATCATCAACCGCCGGAAGTCAGGAAAATAA
- the rpsH gene encoding 30S ribosomal protein S8, giving the protein MHVTDPIADYLTRIRNAQMAGHRIVEIPSSKLKQAITEILYDQGYILKYTFEDKNAENKQGLIKIALKYDPQTKQPVIRELVRVSRPGLRKFAGSANIPRIINGLGVMIVSTSKGVMTDKKAREMNVGGELLCYIS; this is encoded by the coding sequence ATGCACGTCACCGACCCGATAGCAGACTATTTGACCCGCATCCGCAACGCGCAGATGGCTGGTCATCGCATCGTAGAGATTCCGTCGTCCAAACTAAAGCAGGCGATCACGGAAATACTGTACGACCAGGGTTACATACTCAAATATACGTTCGAGGACAAGAATGCCGAGAACAAGCAGGGCCTCATCAAAATTGCACTCAAGTACGACCCGCAAACGAAGCAACCAGTCATCCGTGAGCTGGTGCGCGTCAGTCGTCCAGGCTTGCGCAAATTTGCCGGATCCGCCAACATTCCGCGCATCATCAATGGCCTAGGCGTTATGATCGTGTCAACCTCCAAAGGGGTGATGACTGATAAGAAAGCACGCGAAATGAACGTCGGCGGCGAATTGCTCTGCTACATCAGTTGA
- the rplO gene encoding 50S ribosomal protein L15: MELSNLRPTEGSVKSRKRIGRGTGSGRGGTSTRGHKGDKARSGSKEKRHFEGGQTPMQRRLPKRGFKNINRVDYVPLNLGKLEDLVQKTSNNTFDVAALVAAGIARASDKIKVLGNGALTSKVNIKVHAISASAKAAIEAAGGSVELV, translated from the coding sequence ATGGAACTCTCAAATCTTCGCCCAACGGAAGGTTCAGTCAAATCACGCAAACGCATCGGTCGCGGCACAGGTTCGGGTCGTGGTGGCACCTCCACTCGCGGTCACAAAGGCGACAAGGCGCGTAGCGGCTCCAAAGAGAAGCGCCACTTTGAAGGTGGCCAGACTCCTATGCAGCGTCGGTTGCCCAAGCGTGGTTTCAAGAATATCAATCGAGTGGACTATGTGCCCTTGAATCTGGGCAAATTAGAAGACTTGGTGCAGAAGACCAGCAACAACACCTTTGATGTGGCGGCCCTTGTGGCAGCGGGCATAGCCAGAGCCAGCGATAAAATCAAAGTGCTTGGCAACGGCGCTCTGACCTCAAAAGTCAACATCAAGGTACACGCTATTTCGGCCTCCGCCAAAGCCGCCATCGAAGCAGCAGGCGGGAGCGTTGAACTCGTTTAA
- the rplD gene encoding 50S ribosomal protein L4 yields MKVSVYNIKGESTGRSVELPEEIFGIEPHEHSVWLDVKRYLAAQRQGTHKSKERSEVSGSTRKLHKQKGTGGSRKGDINNPLYRGGGRVFGPRPRNYDIQVNAKVRRLARRSALSAKAKAGGIIVVEDFTFEAPKTKDFQNILTALKVADKKPLTVLGSYDKTLYLSCRNIEKASIAPASDLNTYQIMQAGAVVITESAIDKIKENCA; encoded by the coding sequence ATGAAAGTTTCGGTCTATAACATCAAAGGCGAATCCACCGGCAGGTCAGTAGAGCTCCCGGAAGAGATATTCGGCATCGAACCACACGAGCACAGCGTTTGGCTTGATGTGAAACGCTACCTTGCCGCTCAGCGCCAAGGAACCCACAAATCGAAAGAGCGCAGCGAAGTCAGCGGCTCCACCCGTAAATTGCACAAGCAAAAAGGCACGGGAGGCTCGCGTAAGGGCGACATCAACAACCCCCTCTATCGCGGTGGTGGCCGAGTATTTGGCCCACGTCCACGCAACTATGACATTCAGGTCAATGCGAAAGTGCGTCGCCTTGCCCGCCGCAGCGCCCTTTCAGCCAAAGCAAAAGCAGGCGGCATCATCGTAGTGGAAGATTTCACTTTTGAAGCTCCTAAGACAAAGGATTTCCAAAACATTTTGACCGCCCTCAAAGTGGCCGACAAGAAGCCCCTCACGGTATTGGGCAGCTACGACAAGACGTTGTACCTCTCCTGCCGCAACATCGAAAAGGCTTCCATAGCACCCGCTTCCGACTTGAACACCTATCAAATCATGCAAGCAGGAGCAGTCGTCATCACTGAAAGCGCGATTGATAAAATCAAGGAAAATTGTGCGTAA
- the rpsQ gene encoding 30S ribosomal protein S17, translating to MEAVSRNLRKQKIGVVVSNKMDKTIAVMVERRLMHPLYGKFVKRSKKFFAHDEENTCNVGDTVRIMETRPLSKMKRWRLVEIIERAK from the coding sequence ATGGAAGCAGTATCAAGAAATCTTCGCAAGCAGAAAATAGGCGTGGTGGTTTCCAATAAAATGGACAAAACCATCGCCGTCATGGTGGAGCGTCGCCTGATGCACCCGCTTTACGGAAAATTCGTGAAGCGTTCCAAGAAGTTCTTCGCTCACGACGAAGAAAACACTTGCAATGTCGGCGACACCGTACGCATCATGGAAACCCGCCCGCTCAGCAAAATGAAACGCTGGCGCTTGGTCGAAATCATTGAAAGAGCGAAGTAA
- the rplW gene encoding 50S ribosomal protein L23: MAKQILIKPVITEKATKLADKRNTYAFVVNKDANKIEIRNAVEKMFNVSVDRVNTAIMPGKPKSRSTKTAIVRGTKSSYKKAYVTLTPGETIDLFGASE, from the coding sequence ATGGCTAAGCAAATTTTGATAAAGCCAGTCATCACGGAAAAGGCGACCAAACTCGCCGACAAGCGCAACACTTATGCGTTCGTGGTGAACAAGGATGCCAACAAAATCGAAATCCGCAACGCGGTCGAAAAGATGTTCAACGTCTCCGTTGACCGCGTGAACACGGCGATTATGCCGGGCAAGCCCAAATCGCGCAGCACCAAAACCGCCATCGTGCGCGGCACAAAGTCTTCATACAAAAAGGCTTATGTGACGCTCACTCCGGGCGAAACCATTGACCTCTTTGGCGCAAGCGAATAA
- the rpsC gene encoding 30S ribosomal protein S3, producing the protein MGQKANPIGNRLGIIRGWDSNWFADKDYGLKVVEDEKIRSYLRARRPKTASNDPRERNKPMQNGISRIVIERTMKRVTVTIHTSRPGIIIGKGGKEVDLIKEELKVLTGKDVQINIFEIRKPELDANIVGEQIAKQIEARINFRRAVKGAIQGSMRAGAEGIKVRASGRLGGAEIARTEEYKEGRTPLHTFRADIDYAWVEAQTVYGKIGIKVWLFKGEVLQKRELTPFAAAEGTGGDRRDDRRGSGERREGGGGERRDRRDGGSERRERREGGGERGERREGGGNRGGGNRGGGGNRGGGNRGGGGGRR; encoded by the coding sequence ATGGGTCAGAAAGCAAATCCGATTGGTAATCGCTTAGGCATCATCCGGGGTTGGGACTCCAACTGGTTCGCCGACAAAGACTACGGTCTTAAAGTGGTAGAAGACGAAAAAATTCGCAGCTACCTCCGCGCTCGGCGCCCCAAAACGGCCTCCAACGACCCGCGGGAGCGCAACAAGCCGATGCAAAACGGCATCAGCCGAATCGTCATCGAGCGCACCATGAAGCGCGTTACCGTCACTATCCATACTAGTCGTCCCGGCATCATCATCGGCAAGGGCGGCAAGGAAGTTGACCTCATCAAGGAAGAGCTCAAAGTGCTCACCGGCAAAGATGTCCAAATCAACATCTTTGAAATCCGCAAGCCCGAACTCGATGCCAACATCGTTGGAGAGCAAATCGCCAAACAAATAGAAGCACGCATCAACTTCCGCCGTGCAGTCAAAGGTGCCATTCAAGGCTCGATGCGTGCCGGTGCGGAAGGCATAAAAGTTCGCGCAAGCGGGCGTCTTGGCGGGGCGGAAATTGCTCGTACCGAGGAATACAAGGAAGGACGCACACCTCTGCATACTTTCCGTGCCGATATTGACTACGCTTGGGTTGAAGCCCAAACCGTTTACGGAAAAATCGGCATCAAGGTATGGCTGTTCAAGGGCGAAGTGCTCCAAAAACGCGAGCTGACCCCATTTGCCGCAGCGGAAGGTACAGGTGGCGACCGGCGCGACGACCGTCGTGGTAGCGGCGAGCGCCGCGAGGGCGGTGGCGGCGAGCGCCGCGACCGTCGGGATGGCGGCAGCGAGCGCCGCGAGCGCCGTGAAGGTGGTGGCGAGCGTGGCGAGCGCCGCGAGGGCGGCGGCAACCGTGGCGGCGGCAATCGCGGCGGCGGCGGCAACCGTGGCGGTGGCAATCGCGGCGGCGGCGGCGGACGCCGATAA
- the rplE gene encoding 50S ribosomal protein L5 produces MKYIPRLKTKYQKEVVPALMQQFNYTSVMQVPRLTKICVNQGIGDATGDKKMVDNAATELTTIVGQKAVPTKARTSVSNFKLREGMPIGVRVTLRGERMYEFLDRLINVALPRVRDFRGVNDKSFDGRGNFTMGITEQIIFPEIDIDKVSKIMGMDITFVTTANTDAEAFALLKEIGMPFVKK; encoded by the coding sequence ATGAAATACATACCTCGTCTCAAGACAAAATACCAGAAAGAAGTTGTGCCTGCGCTCATGCAGCAGTTCAACTATACCTCCGTCATGCAAGTGCCGCGTTTGACCAAGATATGCGTCAACCAAGGTATCGGCGACGCGACGGGCGATAAAAAAATGGTGGACAACGCTGCTACCGAGCTGACGACCATCGTCGGTCAAAAAGCAGTGCCAACCAAGGCTCGCACCTCCGTGTCGAACTTCAAATTGCGCGAAGGGATGCCGATTGGCGTGCGCGTGACGCTGCGCGGCGAGCGTATGTACGAATTCCTCGACCGCCTCATCAATGTGGCCTTGCCCCGCGTGCGCGACTTTCGCGGCGTGAACGACAAATCGTTCGACGGGCGCGGCAACTTCACCATGGGCATCACCGAACAAATCATATTCCCTGAAATAGACATTGACAAAGTGTCGAAAATCATGGGCATGGACATCACATTTGTCACCACCGCCAACACAGATGCCGAGGCTTTTGCCCTGCTGAAGGAAATCGGGATGCCGTTTGTGAAAAAATAA
- the rpsJ gene encoding 30S ribosomal protein S10 encodes MNQKIRIKLRSYDYNLVDKSTEKIVKTVRASGAVVTGPIPLPTEKEVFTVLRSPHVNKKAREQFQLRTHKRLIEIYTPTQKTVDALSKLELPSGVDIQVKLT; translated from the coding sequence ATGAATCAGAAAATTCGCATCAAACTCCGGTCTTACGACTACAATCTGGTGGACAAGTCCACGGAAAAAATCGTGAAGACCGTGCGTGCGAGTGGAGCCGTTGTGACTGGCCCGATTCCGCTGCCTACCGAGAAAGAAGTTTTCACAGTGCTGCGCTCGCCGCACGTGAATAAGAAAGCTCGTGAGCAGTTCCAGTTGCGCACCCACAAGCGCTTGATTGAAATCTACACACCCACCCAGAAAACGGTGGATGCTCTCTCCAAATTGGAACTGCCGAGCGGTGTTGACATTCAAGTCAAGCTTACCTGA